A DNA window from Primulina tabacum isolate GXHZ01 chromosome 12, ASM2559414v2, whole genome shotgun sequence contains the following coding sequences:
- the LOC142520988 gene encoding putative 1-acylglycerol-3-phosphate O-acyltransferase — translation MKFNIFRPRELRSLLEVRIVITEMAEGVSSSAAATGAAAAKRRSLWPSVLRWIPTSTDHIIAAEKRLLSIVKTPYEQELVNIGSGPPGSRIRWFRSASDEPRFINTVTFDSKEGSPTLVMVHGYGASQGFFFRNFDALAKHFKVIAIDQLGWGGSSRPEFTCKSTEETEAWFIDSFEEWRKAKNLSNFVLLGHSFGGYVAAKYAIKHPEHVQHLILVGPVGFTSETEHRSEWLTQFRATWKGAILNHLWESNFTPQKVIRGLGPWGPDMVRRYTSARFGAYASGNVLTDDESRLLTDYVYHTLAAKASGELCLKYIFSFGAFARMPLLHCASEWKVPTTFIYGVEDWTNYKGAQDARKRMKDVPCEIIRVPQAGHFVFIDNPSAFHSAVNYACRKFFSPEKGCHTLSEGLQSV, via the exons ATGAAATTCAATATCTTTCGACCCCGAGAGCTTCGTTCGTTGTTGGAGGTCCGAATTGTCATCACAGAAATGGCGGAGGGTGTAAGTTCATCCGCCGCTGCCACCGGCGCTGCTGCGGCGAAGAGGCGTTCCCTGTGGCCGTCAGTTCTCCGTTGGATACCGACTTCCACCGATCACATCATCGCCGCCGAAAAACGTCTCCTCTCTATTGTCAA GACTCCTTACGAGCAAGAACTAGTTAACATCGGGTCAGGGCCGCCGGGTTCGAGAATCCGGTGGTTCCGGTCGGCGAGCGATGAGCCAAGGTTTATCAATACGGTGACATTTGATAGCAAAGAGGGTTCTCCGACGCTCGTGATGGTGCATGGTTATGGTGCATCTCAAGGCTTTTTTTTCCGTAATTTCGATGCGCTTGCCAAACATTTCAAAGTCATTGCAATTGATCAATTAGG CTGGGGTGGATCAAGCAGGCCGGAGTTCACGTGTAAAAGCACTGAAG AAACCGAGGCATGGTTCATCGATTCATTTGAAGAATGGCGTAAAGCGAAAAATCTTAGCAACTTCGTTTTACTTGGGCATTCCTTTGGGGGTTATGTTGCCGCTAAATATGCAATCAAG CATCCTGAGCATGTTCAACACTTGATCTTAGTAGGACCTGTTGGATTTACCTCGGAAACAGAACATCGGTCCGAGTGGCTTACGCAATTTAGGGCAACGTGGAAAGGTGCAATCTTAAATCATCTATGGGAGTCAAATTTTACCCCTCAGAAGGTTATAAG GGGTTTAGGTCCTTGGGGTCCAGATATGGTACGGAGATATACTAGTGCGCGGTTTGGTGCATATGCTAGTGGAAACGTGCTGACTGACGATGAATCCAGATTACTTACAG ATTATGTATATCATACACTGGCAGCTAAAGCTAGTGGCGAGCTGTgcttaaaatatatattctcCTTTGGGGCTTTTGCTAGGATGCCTCTTTTACACTG TGCTTCTGAATGGAAAGTGCCGACAACATTCATATACGGTGTCGAAGATTGGACGAATTACAAAGGAGCACAAGATGCTCGCAAGAGAATGAAGGATGTTCCGTGTGAGATCATAAGGGTTCCTCAG GCTGGTCATTTCGTCTTCATAGACAACCCGTCTGCATTCCATTCGGCTGTAAATTATGCTTGTCGCAAGTTTTTCTCGCCAGAGAAGGGCTGTCACACTCTCTCAGAAGGCCTGCAATCTGTTTGA
- the LOC142520616 gene encoding protein ACCUMULATION AND REPLICATION OF CHLOROPLASTS 6, chloroplastic isoform X2: MDALRNLSIGLYGHRLLPPPRKFSARKPHFKPHAAVSGGSTTRKWADRLLADFQFLPATLDPPDPITPQPLPSLPERHVSMPLDFYRILGAESHFLGDGIRRAYDARVSKPPQSGYSDDALISRRQILQAACQTLANPSSRRDYNQSLAEDEFDTILTQVPWDKVPGALSVLQESGETEVVLQIGESLLKERLPKSFKQDVVLSMALALVDLSRDAMELSPPDFIRGGEVLEMALKLLQEEGASNLAPDLQAQIDETVEEISPRCVLELLSLPLGDEHRSKRGEGLQGVRNILWSVGGGGAAAIAGGYTREDFMNEAFLRMTAAEQVDLFAATPSNIPAESFEVYGVALALVSEAFINKKPHLIQDADNLFQQLQQTKITAVGIPSSVYSVRENREIDFALERGLCSLLVGEVDECRTWLGLDNEDSPYRDPSIVNFVFEHSKDDNENDVLPGLCKLLETWLMEVVFPRYRETQDVGFKLGDYYDDPIVLRYLERLEGVGRSPLAAAAAIVKIGAGATAVLDNVKVSAIQALQKVFPLGSGEKTAGRYGEKQISNNDLADATQESVVDQDDSYTVGATGRNSSADMEQLENITDKIKDTTVKIMCAGAAVGLLTLLGLKLLPHRSDSSNLRKDVGAAMASDVINVGDPVVDSDEIPRMDARFAESLVRKWQSIKSIALGPDHNFGKLTEVLDGQMLKIWTDRATEIAQHGWFWNYRLLNLNIDSVTVSVDGKRATVEATLEESAQLTDNAHPEHNDSYSTTYTTRYELSGSRSGWKIVGGGVLKS; the protein is encoded by the exons ATGGACGCTCTTCGGAACCTCAGTATCGGACTATACGGCCACCGCCTCCTCCCGCCTCCGCGCAAATTCTCCGCTAGGAAACCTCACTTCAAACCCCACGCCGCCGTCAGTGGAGGCTCCACCACCAGAAAATGGGCGGATCGCCTGCTTGCTGATTTCCAGTTCCTTCCGGCTACTTTGGACCCTCCCGACCCCATTACTCCCCAGCCCCTCCCTTCCCTCCCGGAGCGCCACGTCTCAATGCCTCTCGACTTCTACCGTATCCTAGGCGCCGAGTCTCATTTCCTCGGGGATGGGATTCGGAGGGCATATGACGCCAGGGTTTCGAAGCCTCCGCAGTCTGGCTACAGCGACGATGCTTTGATTAGCCGAAGGCAGATTCTTCAAGCCGCTTGTCAGACGCTGGCTAACCCTAGCTCGCGCCGCGATTATAACCAGAGCCTTGCGGAGGATGAGTTTGATACTATTCTGACCCAAGTTCCGTGGGATAAG GTTCCTGGAGCATTAAGTGTATTGCAAGAATCTGGGGAGACAGAGGTAGTGCTTCAGATTGGAGAGAGCTTGTTGAAAGAAAGGCTGCCCAAATCATTCAAGCAAGATGTGGTTCTGTCCATGGCACTTGCTTTGGTCGATTTATCCAGGGATGCTATGGAACTGTCGCCTCCGGATTTCATTAGAGGTGGTGAGGTACTTGAGATGGCTCTCAAGTTGTTGCAG GAAGAAGGTGCAAGCAACCTTGCTCCAGATTTACAAGCACAGATTGACGAAACCGTGGAAGAGATCAGCCCACGCTGTGTTCTTGAGCTTTTATCTTTACCTCTTGGTGACGAGCACCGGTCGAAAAGGGGAGAAGGTCTTCAAGGTGTGCGAAATATATTGTGGTCTGTTGGAGGAGGAGGCGCAGCTGCTATTGCTGGAGGATATACACGTGAAGATTTCATGAATGAGGCTTTTCTGCGCATGACAGCCGCAGAGCAg gTTGATCTCTTTGCTGCTACGCCAAGTAACATACCTGCAGAAAGTTTTGAGGTCTATGGAGTGGCACTTGCCCTTGTATCTGAAGCCTTCATAAACAAAAAACCTCATCTTATCCAAGATGCTGACAATCTTTTTCAGCAACTTCAGCAAACCAAGATCACAGCTGTGGGGATCCCTTCATCTGTTTACAGTGTTCGAGAAAATCGAGAAATAGACTTTGCCCTTGAAAGGGGGCTTTGTTCACTTCTTGTTGGTGAGGTTGACGAATGCCGCACTTGGCTGGGTTTGGACAATGAAGACTCTCCATATAGAGATCCATCTATTGTTAATTTTGTCTTCGAGCATTCTAAGGATGACAATGAAAATGATGTCCTTCCTGGACTCTGCAAACTGTTAGAGACATGGTTGATGGAGGTAGTGTTCCCAAGATATAGAGAGACCCAAGATGTCGGGTTCAAGCTTGGGGACTATTACGATGATCCTATTGTTCTGAGATATTTAGAAAGGTTAGAAGGTGTTGGTCGTTCACCTttggctgctgctgctgctataGTGAAGATTGGAGCTGGGGCCACTGCTGTGCTCGACAACGTGAAGGTTAGTGCTATTCAGGCACTTCAGAAAGTGTTTCCTCTTGGATCTGGAGAGAAGACTGCTGGACGTTATGGGGAGAAGCAAATAAGCAATAATGATTTAGCAGATGCAACCCAGGAATCTGTGGTTGATCAAGATGATTCCTACACGGTTGGAGCTACTGGGAGGAATAGTTCTGCTGATATGGAACAGCTAGAAAATATTACTGACAAGATAAAAGACACAACCGTGAAGATCATGTGTGCTGGTGCAGCAGTTGGTTTGCTTACATTGTTGGGGTTGAAGCTCCTCCCACATAGAAGCGACTCTTCTAATCTACGTAAAGATGTTGGCGCTGCAATGGCTTCTGATGTCATCAATGTGG GGGATCCAGTAGTTGATTCTGATGAAATACCTCGAATGGATGCAAGATTTGCGGAGAGTCTTGTTCGCAAATGGCAAAGTATCAAATCTATAGCTCTTGGACCAGATCACAATTTTGGAAAATTGACAGAG GTATTGGATGGCCAAATGCTAAAGATCTGGACAGACAGAGCCACAGAAATCGCTCAACACGGCTGGTTCTGGAACTACCGACTTTTGAACCTTAATATCGATAGTGTGACTGTGTCAGTTGATGGCAAGCGTGCAACTGTGGAGGCTACCCTCGAGGAGTCAGCACAGCTGACGGACAATGCTCATCCTGAACACAATGATTCGTACAGTACCACCTACACAACGCGGTACGAGCTATCAGGTTCGAGATCAGGTTGGAAAATCGTAGGAGGAGGAGTTCTCAAGTCATAA
- the LOC142520616 gene encoding protein ACCUMULATION AND REPLICATION OF CHLOROPLASTS 6, chloroplastic isoform X1 — translation MDALRNLSIGLYGHRLLPPPRKFSARKPHFKPHAAVSGGSTTRKWADRLLADFQFLPATLDPPDPITPQPLPSLPERHVSMPLDFYRILGAESHFLGDGIRRAYDARVSKPPQSGYSDDALISRRQILQAACQTLANPSSRRDYNQSLAEDEFDTILTQVPWDKVPGALSVLQESGETEVVLQIGESLLKERLPKSFKQDVVLSMALALVDLSRDAMELSPPDFIRGGEVLEMALKLLQEEGASNLAPDLQAQIDETVEEISPRCVLELLSLPLGDEHRSKRGEGLQGVRNILWSVGGGGAAAIAGGYTREDFMNEAFLRMTAAEQVDLFAATPSNIPAESFEVYGVALALVSEAFINKKPHLIQDADNLFQQLQQTKITAVGIPSSVYSVRENREIDFALERGLCSLLVGEVDECRTWLGLDNEDSPYRDPSIVNFVFEHSKDDNENDVLPGLCKLLETWLMEVVFPRYRETQDVGFKLGDYYDDPIVLRYLERLEGVGRSPLAAAAAIVKIGAGATAVLDNVKVSAIQALQKVFPLGSGEKTAGRYGEKQISNNDLADATQESVVDQDDSYTVGATGRNSSADMEQLENITDKIKDTTVKIMCAGAAVGLLTLLGLKLLPHRSDSSNLRKDVGAAMASDVINVAFASIPTHTSINLLSGDPVVDSDEIPRMDARFAESLVRKWQSIKSIALGPDHNFGKLTEVLDGQMLKIWTDRATEIAQHGWFWNYRLLNLNIDSVTVSVDGKRATVEATLEESAQLTDNAHPEHNDSYSTTYTTRYELSGSRSGWKIVGGGVLKS, via the exons ATGGACGCTCTTCGGAACCTCAGTATCGGACTATACGGCCACCGCCTCCTCCCGCCTCCGCGCAAATTCTCCGCTAGGAAACCTCACTTCAAACCCCACGCCGCCGTCAGTGGAGGCTCCACCACCAGAAAATGGGCGGATCGCCTGCTTGCTGATTTCCAGTTCCTTCCGGCTACTTTGGACCCTCCCGACCCCATTACTCCCCAGCCCCTCCCTTCCCTCCCGGAGCGCCACGTCTCAATGCCTCTCGACTTCTACCGTATCCTAGGCGCCGAGTCTCATTTCCTCGGGGATGGGATTCGGAGGGCATATGACGCCAGGGTTTCGAAGCCTCCGCAGTCTGGCTACAGCGACGATGCTTTGATTAGCCGAAGGCAGATTCTTCAAGCCGCTTGTCAGACGCTGGCTAACCCTAGCTCGCGCCGCGATTATAACCAGAGCCTTGCGGAGGATGAGTTTGATACTATTCTGACCCAAGTTCCGTGGGATAAG GTTCCTGGAGCATTAAGTGTATTGCAAGAATCTGGGGAGACAGAGGTAGTGCTTCAGATTGGAGAGAGCTTGTTGAAAGAAAGGCTGCCCAAATCATTCAAGCAAGATGTGGTTCTGTCCATGGCACTTGCTTTGGTCGATTTATCCAGGGATGCTATGGAACTGTCGCCTCCGGATTTCATTAGAGGTGGTGAGGTACTTGAGATGGCTCTCAAGTTGTTGCAG GAAGAAGGTGCAAGCAACCTTGCTCCAGATTTACAAGCACAGATTGACGAAACCGTGGAAGAGATCAGCCCACGCTGTGTTCTTGAGCTTTTATCTTTACCTCTTGGTGACGAGCACCGGTCGAAAAGGGGAGAAGGTCTTCAAGGTGTGCGAAATATATTGTGGTCTGTTGGAGGAGGAGGCGCAGCTGCTATTGCTGGAGGATATACACGTGAAGATTTCATGAATGAGGCTTTTCTGCGCATGACAGCCGCAGAGCAg gTTGATCTCTTTGCTGCTACGCCAAGTAACATACCTGCAGAAAGTTTTGAGGTCTATGGAGTGGCACTTGCCCTTGTATCTGAAGCCTTCATAAACAAAAAACCTCATCTTATCCAAGATGCTGACAATCTTTTTCAGCAACTTCAGCAAACCAAGATCACAGCTGTGGGGATCCCTTCATCTGTTTACAGTGTTCGAGAAAATCGAGAAATAGACTTTGCCCTTGAAAGGGGGCTTTGTTCACTTCTTGTTGGTGAGGTTGACGAATGCCGCACTTGGCTGGGTTTGGACAATGAAGACTCTCCATATAGAGATCCATCTATTGTTAATTTTGTCTTCGAGCATTCTAAGGATGACAATGAAAATGATGTCCTTCCTGGACTCTGCAAACTGTTAGAGACATGGTTGATGGAGGTAGTGTTCCCAAGATATAGAGAGACCCAAGATGTCGGGTTCAAGCTTGGGGACTATTACGATGATCCTATTGTTCTGAGATATTTAGAAAGGTTAGAAGGTGTTGGTCGTTCACCTttggctgctgctgctgctataGTGAAGATTGGAGCTGGGGCCACTGCTGTGCTCGACAACGTGAAGGTTAGTGCTATTCAGGCACTTCAGAAAGTGTTTCCTCTTGGATCTGGAGAGAAGACTGCTGGACGTTATGGGGAGAAGCAAATAAGCAATAATGATTTAGCAGATGCAACCCAGGAATCTGTGGTTGATCAAGATGATTCCTACACGGTTGGAGCTACTGGGAGGAATAGTTCTGCTGATATGGAACAGCTAGAAAATATTACTGACAAGATAAAAGACACAACCGTGAAGATCATGTGTGCTGGTGCAGCAGTTGGTTTGCTTACATTGTTGGGGTTGAAGCTCCTCCCACATAGAAGCGACTCTTCTAATCTACGTAAAGATGTTGGCGCTGCAATGGCTTCTGATGTCATCAATGTGG CCTTCGCTTCCATTCCAACACACACATCTATCAATTTACTGTCAGGGGATCCAGTAGTTGATTCTGATGAAATACCTCGAATGGATGCAAGATTTGCGGAGAGTCTTGTTCGCAAATGGCAAAGTATCAAATCTATAGCTCTTGGACCAGATCACAATTTTGGAAAATTGACAGAG GTATTGGATGGCCAAATGCTAAAGATCTGGACAGACAGAGCCACAGAAATCGCTCAACACGGCTGGTTCTGGAACTACCGACTTTTGAACCTTAATATCGATAGTGTGACTGTGTCAGTTGATGGCAAGCGTGCAACTGTGGAGGCTACCCTCGAGGAGTCAGCACAGCTGACGGACAATGCTCATCCTGAACACAATGATTCGTACAGTACCACCTACACAACGCGGTACGAGCTATCAGGTTCGAGATCAGGTTGGAAAATCGTAGGAGGAGGAGTTCTCAAGTCATAA